The genomic interval ATGTCTGGAAAATAAAGAAGGGAGCCAGCAGAGGCTCCCTCACAGCCCAAACGAGCGGATCAATCGCTTGGAAAATAAATACTGATCGAGGTGCCTTCGCCAATCGCAGAGCGCACCTCGATTCGGCCTTGATGTGCTTCTACGATCATTTTGGCGATGCTCATGCCAAGGCCAGTACCGCTGCTTGATTCTTCTGTATTCGTCCCGCGGTAATACCTTTCGAACAGCTTGTTGACAGTGGCCTCATCCATGCCTCTTCCGTTGTCGGAAACGCGGATGTAGGCATCATCATTCAGCATGCCGCAGGTTACCGTAATAGTTATGCCTGTAGGATTATGTTTCACGGCGTTCGACAGCAGATTATCCATTAGCCGCTGTATCCACTTCGGATTGCCATAAAGGCTGACAGGCAGCTCGTCTCCCTCATAAAGGAAGTCGACCTCGGCAAGCGTAGCATCGTTCACATATTTGAGTACTGAGCGTCTAACCAGCTCGCCGAGCTCAAATTCATGTCGATCCATATGAACGGTTCCATGTTTTATTTGATAAATATGCGAAAAGTCATTCATAAGCTCCAGCATATAGCTGCTTTTTTCGCGAATCATTTTGCCCATGTCCTGAAGCTCTTCATCACTCCACTGCGCAGGGGAGCTTTCCAATATATAGCCGTAGCCTTGAATGGTGGAGAGCGGCGTGCGCAAATCATGCGAAATGCCAGTCATCCATTCCTCTCTCGTTTTCTCAAGCTGGCGCCGATCCTTCTCCGTTTGCGCCAGCCGCTCGGCCATTTGGTAGAAAGCCGCAATCACTTCCCGGTAAAGGCGGTAGCGAATGCGCAGCTTGCCGGTGCGACGGAATACCTTTTTGCGATCCTTTGGCGTAAGCACCTCGTCATACCGTCCATTGCCCATCCGCTCGAACCAACCGGCGAATAGGATGAGCGGCTGACCGTATCGATACCCGTGCCAAAACGAGATAGCTAGTGAAAGGAGAAGTAACGAGCCTCCTATCCAAATGAAGATGCGTATAGCTTCCGATAGGATGGGCTGCTTCGTATATGTTATTCGTTCGTTTGGTGTGTGCAAAATCCAAGTCATATCACTATTTTCAGGCTGGTACACAAAGATGTTCGTATCATAATCACCAGGCTTTTGCTGCATAGTCAGCACTTCCAGCGGCTCATATACATCGATAGCAGAAGTCTGGTCTCCAATTGTTTGAACACTTTGGCCAGCTTGGTCTACGATTAGCAAAAAGCTGTTTGTTTTCCTTAGCTCGGTGAGCAGGTCATTCTTATATGCCTCATTTACTAGACCATTCTGATGGTATGCCATATACCATGCAGTCAGCTTCTCTTGCTGCGGATTTTTGTAACCAAGAAGAAAGAGCAGCGGAGTAGAATACGTCAGATCGAGCTCGTTATCGACGGTATAGATACCGGATTTTTCGGATTGCTGGATGGCTATAAGCTGCGTAATCGAATAAGAAGTCGGCTGCTCTTTCGGCGTATGGACCGAATAAATAACCTGCCCTTTGGCGTTCACGACTTGCAGCCACATATCACGCTCTTCAATGAGCTCCTTCCAGTGCGTCGACATCTTAATCTCTTTTTTCGAATAGTCGGTTTCCGCGACAATGGAACTAAGCGCGCCGGCGGGAAAGTTCCGTTTGAGATCCTCGTTCGTAATTCTATTAATAAGGACAAGAAACAGCACGATCATCGCAACGAATATGAGAATGGAATACACGACGAGCTGATATGTAAAATGAAAGGCCATTCGGCGTTGAACCTTCATAGGCTTACAGGCTCCTTAACTAATTTGTAGCCGAGACCACGAACGGTAAGCAGATGCGTCGGCATACTGGGATCATATTCAATTCTTTCGCGAATTCGCCTGATGTGAACCATAACCGTGTTGTCGTCCCCTAATCCGTCAATGCCCCATACCGCTTCATAAAGCTGACCTTTCGAGAAGACGATGCCGGGGTTTTTGCAGAAATACAGCAACAGCTGAAAAACCTGTGCAGGGCATGATACGGGCTGATTATCTACTAATAATTCCCCAGCTGCTTCATTTAACTGAAAACGGCCATAACGGTAGGTTAGATGAGGGGCAGTGGCAGCAGATACGGATGGAGCAAATGTTGAATGCGGTGGAAGTGATTCCGCCTCTTCCATGCGGCGCAGCCTTGCTTTAATGCGAGCTGCAATCTCCAATGGATTAAATGGTTTTGTGATATAGTCATCGCCGCCCATCGCAAATCCGGTCAGAATATCGAGATCGGATGCTTTGGCGGTTAAAAATAAGATATGCGGATTGCCCAGCTGTCTAATTTTTGAGCAAAGCTCAAATCCGCTGCCGTCGGGCAGCATCACATCCAGCAGCACGATATCGGCTCCGTATCGAGCGATCGTATCGAGAGCTTCTTGGCAGGTTCCTGCCGTATGGATATGCTGGAAGCCTTCCTTTTGGAGCACCAGCTGCAGCATTTTTACAATAGAAGGTTCATCTTCCACTATGACAATTTTGTTCATGTTCATCACCCCGTTTTATGCTAGCACACCAACCTTAACATCTGTTGAACAAAATTGAAAAAAATTAAGCTGCTGTTATGATTCCGTTTGTTCGCTGTTCAATTGGAATCTTTATGATGGGGTAAGAGGTGATGGGAATGATAAATCAAAATGAAATGGGACAGCGAATTCGCGTTATTGATGCGATTAGAGGGTTCTGCTTGCTTGGCATCCTGCTGGCGAACATGCTTATTTTTCAATATGGCA from Paenibacillus sp. FSL K6-3182 carries:
- a CDS encoding HAMP domain-containing sensor histidine kinase, translating into MKVQRRMAFHFTYQLVVYSILIFVAMIVLFLVLINRITNEDLKRNFPAGALSSIVAETDYSKKEIKMSTHWKELIEERDMWLQVVNAKGQVIYSVHTPKEQPTSYSITQLIAIQQSEKSGIYTVDNELDLTYSTPLLFLLGYKNPQQEKLTAWYMAYHQNGLVNEAYKNDLLTELRKTNSFLLIVDQAGQSVQTIGDQTSAIDVYEPLEVLTMQQKPGDYDTNIFVYQPENSDMTWILHTPNERITYTKQPILSEAIRIFIWIGGSLLLLSLAISFWHGYRYGQPLILFAGWFERMGNGRYDEVLTPKDRKKVFRRTGKLRIRYRLYREVIAAFYQMAERLAQTEKDRRQLEKTREEWMTGISHDLRTPLSTIQGYGYILESSPAQWSDEELQDMGKMIREKSSYMLELMNDFSHIYQIKHGTVHMDRHEFELGELVRRSVLKYVNDATLAEVDFLYEGDELPVSLYGNPKWIQRLMDNLLSNAVKHNPTGITITVTCGMLNDDAYIRVSDNGRGMDEATVNKLFERYYRGTNTEESSSGTGLGMSIAKMIVEAHQGRIEVRSAIGEGTSISIYFPSD
- a CDS encoding response regulator transcription factor, which codes for MNMNKIVIVEDEPSIVKMLQLVLQKEGFQHIHTAGTCQEALDTIARYGADIVLLDVMLPDGSGFELCSKIRQLGNPHILFLTAKASDLDILTGFAMGGDDYITKPFNPLEIAARIKARLRRMEEAESLPPHSTFAPSVSAATAPHLTYRYGRFQLNEAAGELLVDNQPVSCPAQVFQLLLYFCKNPGIVFSKGQLYEAVWGIDGLGDDNTVMVHIRRIRERIEYDPSMPTHLLTVRGLGYKLVKEPVSL